Part of the Labrenzia sp. PHM005 genome is shown below.
GCAGCGCCCTCATGCAGTCGGCGATCATTTCAGGATCGCTCATTTGCTCGGCGACAAACGGATAGTCACCAACGCAGACCCCCAAAAGGATGTTTTCCGGGCTGAACGTCCGGTAATTGACAAAATAGTTCCAGCGGCCTTTCGGGTCACTCATATAGCCGAAATACTGAACATCCGTGGGCCAGAACGGCGCATCAAATTTCAAGGCCAGTTTGGTGACACTGCCGAAACCAATTTTCTCAATGCTATTTTGGTGCGATGCCGGGAGCGGCGGGACGAAAGTAAGTGCGCCCTTTTTCAGGACACCGAGCGGTACCGTGCAAACGACATAATCGGATTCATAGGTGCCGTTGGATGTATGAACCGCTGCACCATCGCCATCTTCATATTCGATGGCCTCAACCACCGTCTCGAAGCGAATGTCGAGGTCAGCGGCCAAGCTTTTGGGGATCTGGTCGTAACCGTCCGGCAAAATAACATCGGCGCCCTCGAACTCGTTGTCTTCATCGAAATAATAAGCCGACAATTTGTCGATCGGGCCGCCGGTCGAGAACTCCGTATAGGCGCTCATCATCCAGCGCAGCACCGGGTCGTTGAGGCTTTCTTTGGAAACTCGCTGGATCGCCCCGGACAACGGCTGATCATTGTCAAAGGTGTCGTCAACCCGCTTGTAGAGGCGCATCAGGTCACGATACTTGGAGTTGATCTTGGATCTCACAACAGCATCGCCATCTTGGGTAAAGACCTGATAGCTTTCGTCTGAGGTGATAAAAGTCGGCGCGTCGATCGCACGTGCCAGTTTTGAAATCGGGTTTCCGTCGGGCCTGTGGATCCAGCCGGCGCCGACCTCAAATGGCGCGCCCAAGGACCAATCTGTCCGGATCCGCCCACCGACGGCAGACGTCGCCTCGAGGACCACAACAGTGTATCCAAGATCCTTGAGGCGCCGGGCAGCAGCCAGACCTGCGATGCCTGCCCCAATCACAATCACATCGAAGTCGTCGTTCTCGGCTTTCGCAGTGCTTGCAGTCAGGAAGGGCGCAGACAGTGCCGCGGCAGCGCCTGTTTTCAGGATTTGGCGCCGCGTTGCCCGCCCGAGAATATCAGAAAAGACCTTCCGACCGCGCTTCATAATGCCGCCTTGCCCAGTGGTTCACGTTTGTATCTGGGCATCATGCCACGGCTGGATCAAAACGTCAGGAAGGGATCGCAGATATGGCTTTAGAGATGAAAAACCCGGCTCGGCTGAAAGCGGCCCTTCTCGATCGCGCCGATGGCGACGGGAACACTTGCGTGGCTGGCAAAGGCGACATCACAGTTCAGCGGGGCGTCCCGGCCACGCAGAAGCACCGCCATGCCCTTTTTGATCTTGGCTGCATCGTCATCCGAGACTGTGACTTCAACCAGCTCATCCATCGCCTCGCGCACCGGCAAGACAAACTCTTCTACCAGCTCATCGACACCCGCACCTTCTTCAAGCTCTTCTGCCATCTGAAGGATTTCATCCAACGCGACCAGATCCTCTTCACCGAACGGCCCGACCAGCAAGCGGCGCAGTTCGGTGACATGACCGCGCGTGCCCAGCCGGCGGCCGATATCACGGGCAAGTGCGCGGACATAGGTGCCTTTGCCGCATTCCGCTTCAAAGACAGCGCGGTTTACATCCGGGCATTCCACGAGGTCCAGCCGGTGCATGTCGATCGGCCGGGCTTCGAGTTCAACCTCTTCGCCGTCGCGGGCGAGATCATAGGCACGTTCCCCGGCCACCTTGATCGCCGAGAACTTCGGTGGAACCTGCATGATCTCACCAACAAA
Proteins encoded:
- a CDS encoding FAD-dependent oxidoreductase encodes the protein MKRGRKVFSDILGRATRRQILKTGAAAALSAPFLTASTAKAENDDFDVIVIGAGIAGLAAARRLKDLGYTVVVLEATSAVGGRIRTDWSLGAPFEVGAGWIHRPDGNPISKLARAIDAPTFITSDESYQVFTQDGDAVVRSKINSKYRDLMRLYKRVDDTFDNDQPLSGAIQRVSKESLNDPVLRWMMSAYTEFSTGGPIDKLSAYYFDEDNEFEGADVILPDGYDQIPKSLAADLDIRFETVVEAIEYEDGDGAAVHTSNGTYESDYVVCTVPLGVLKKGALTFVPPLPASHQNSIEKIGFGSVTKLALKFDAPFWPTDVQYFGYMSDPKGRWNYFVNYRTFSPENILLGVCVGDYPFVAEQMSDPEMIADCMRALRAMFGDGIPEPVDHLATRWSEDPFTFGAYSYSAVGNTSEDFDRFAKPVENTILFAGEHTTFEFHGTTHGAYLSGLAAADLIEDELAED
- the truB gene encoding tRNA pseudouridine(55) synthase TruB, which produces MARKQQFKRKKNTINGWLVLDKPYGITSNEALGKIKRIFSPQKVGHAGTLDPRASGLLPVAFGEATKTVPFVMDGRKVYRFEVTWGAETNTDDTEGEVIATSDVRPDTDAIRLVLPEFVGEIMQVPPKFSAIKVAGERAYDLARDGEEVELEARPIDMHRLDLVECPDVNRAVFEAECGKGTYVRALARDIGRRLGTRGHVTELRRLLVGPFGEEDLVALDEILQMAEELEEGAGVDELVEEFVLPVREAMDELVEVTVSDDDAAKIKKGMAVLLRGRDAPLNCDVAFASHASVPVAIGAIEKGRFQPSRVFHL